AGGCCCAGCTCGCCCGGATCGACCAGCTGTCGGCCCAGGCCAAACGCCTCGTCCCCAAGGCGGAAGGGCTCCCGCCGCAGCCCGCCGCGGCGATGGCAGCAGGATCATGACCGACAGCGCCGCCGTCGAACGTCTCCTCCAGGAGGCGCTGGAGATCTACGAGAACGAGCCGACCATGCGCACCGAGCTCGAGGGGTACGCGCAGCGGCTGCAGGAACCGCTGCGCGTGGCGGTCGCGGGCATGGTCAAGGCCGGCAAGTCCACGCTCCTCAACGCGATCATCGGGGAGGAGATCGCCCCCACCGGCACGGGGGAGTGCACCCGCATCATCACCTGGTACCGCTATGCGACCACGCCCAGGATCACCGCGTACCCCGTGGACGGCGAGCCCTACCTGCTCCCGCTCACCCGCGTGGACGGGCGGCTGGTGTTCGACCTCGGGAGCCGGTCCGCAGCCGAGGTGGGGCGGATCGTCGTCGAGTGGCCGGCGGAGAACCTGCGCCGCATGACGCTCATCGACACCCCGGGCATCGCCTCGCTCTCGGAGGGCGTCTCGGAGCTCAGCACGCAGTTCCTCACACCACAGGACACGGCGTCGGAGGCGGACGCCGTCATCTACCTGATGCGCCACCTCCACGCCTCCGACGTCATGTTCCTCGAGGCGTTCCGCGATACCAGCGCCGCGAGCGCCGGGACGGTCAACGCGCTGGCCATCCTGTCGCGGGCGGACGAGGTGGGGGCAGGGCGCATCGACTCCCTCATCTCCGCCGCCAAGGTCGCCGACCGCTACCGGGCGGACCCGTCGCTCAGGGCCCTCGTGCTCGACGTCCTGCCCATGGCCGGGCTGCTCGCCCAGAGCTCCCGCACCCTACGGCAGTCGGAGTACGAGGCCTTCGTGGCGCTCTCCGTCCTCGAGCGGACGCAGCGTGAACGCATGCTG
This genomic interval from Arthrobacter agilis contains the following:
- a CDS encoding dynamin family protein, which produces MTDSAAVERLLQEALEIYENEPTMRTELEGYAQRLQEPLRVAVAGMVKAGKSTLLNAIIGEEIAPTGTGECTRIITWYRYATTPRITAYPVDGEPYLLPLTRVDGRLVFDLGSRSAAEVGRIVVEWPAENLRRMTLIDTPGIASLSEGVSELSTQFLTPQDTASEADAVIYLMRHLHASDVMFLEAFRDTSAASAGTVNALAILSRADEVGAGRIDSLISAAKVADRYRADPSLRALVLDVLPMAGLLAQSSRTLRQSEYEAFVALSVLERTQRERMLLSADRFVTGCAALNIPEDDGRRLLDRFGLFGVRLGAALVRGGAGSATALAHELARRSGLDLLLALITRQFDARSSTLRARTALAGLETLVRTHPRAGSAALVPGIERIKANAHEIRELQLLSALRSGQVPLPASVMADAERLIGGSGVAGAERLALAPDASRDDIRAASLAELDRWRTFTENPLLDRGALEACHVVMRSCEELVARSGASGRHAHPVVATTGGHA